In a genomic window of Streptomyces sp. SJL17-4:
- a CDS encoding DUF6493 family protein, with protein sequence MTNSLVNRVMDSMMTKVRSAVVRGAGNDVDGAAGSTSGDAGDASGTEGGTPVEQLLAAVRAGRAHKVPALLEPLDAAARKTVLGQLKSLRSEVRAWDWKRWNEATAVRRALYVAGAGCQTGAAATAAWLGGRDLLSRRSEDGALVLSVLADRDPAWTADVAQRLAARQSVAENSYGLIRGLVEHSGCAVPATDGYVLAWTWEVHDPRLLERLREDSHTRVLVPHALAMAETPAPLTWSVGPEAPTHWPTVLATLVTEGVLDRAQVVDLCVSRLLRGGRARDLRFPLEMLRLVEPSAAERRERVPDWIGMTADAPSPVAGYAQEVLAGLADEGALSAGALAEMTGGVLFRTEKKLVRAQLTLVGKVLAREPGAAEELLPAVAEAFGHEDTTIQERALKLVGRHAAAVEASVRRELAEQAGLLSPVHRAAAVALFGEDLEVESGVPYEEILPPVPEREPVAPPATTVEALVEELLTRGQYQDPAAFERTLDGLVRLARRDRAGLEAAVRETFPTEHWGHQHYFTHSTHGAEVVLAGLLALLPGWRVDSGRAKGNGRNACHHEALSGMLDARLWEAADLIGTDALPFLLAVPTLHTGEIDPVVLVERVRAYGDAGVEPAPADFAQALLRVGRRDPSAGRAAEEAEALGTRAGRRLAAWLRAGEPLGTRVRFLARGKDRASQKWWLTDRIVVEIDERAVVREEFPAAFRWLGGELQATPRRCYHWLDTRGHWATALPVDREFVAACVLSSLASGADGDQRGLTEPLTALAEAGGPAGRAVHLALAFGLGCQDADDRLRAVDALLVLASRGDLDARRLGTELVWLVVEGSVKPNRLADALRTTAATGAYGTVWAVLEPMLPELLGAEKPMRGLGEVLAVAADCVERCGAGGEVAGLDAMASARSASQFVVQAKRLSAALRRGADQPLTEMV encoded by the coding sequence GTGACGAACAGCCTGGTGAACAGGGTGATGGACAGCATGATGACCAAGGTGAGGAGCGCCGTGGTGCGCGGGGCGGGGAACGACGTGGACGGTGCGGCGGGGAGCACGAGCGGCGACGCGGGAGACGCGAGCGGTACGGAGGGCGGCACCCCGGTCGAGCAGCTGCTCGCGGCGGTGCGCGCGGGGCGCGCCCACAAGGTGCCGGCGCTCCTGGAGCCGCTGGACGCCGCCGCCCGGAAGACCGTGCTCGGACAGCTGAAGTCCCTGCGCTCCGAGGTCCGTGCCTGGGACTGGAAGCGGTGGAACGAGGCGACGGCCGTCCGGCGCGCGCTGTACGTGGCGGGCGCCGGCTGTCAGACCGGCGCCGCCGCGACGGCGGCCTGGCTCGGCGGGCGCGACCTGCTGAGCCGGCGCTCCGAGGACGGCGCCCTGGTCCTCTCGGTGCTCGCCGACCGGGACCCGGCGTGGACGGCGGACGTGGCGCAGCGGCTCGCGGCACGGCAGTCCGTGGCGGAGAACAGCTACGGTCTGATCCGCGGACTCGTGGAGCACTCCGGATGCGCGGTGCCCGCGACCGACGGCTATGTCCTCGCGTGGACGTGGGAGGTCCACGACCCGCGCCTTCTGGAGCGGCTCCGGGAGGACTCGCACACGCGGGTGCTCGTGCCGCACGCGCTCGCCATGGCCGAGACGCCCGCCCCGCTGACCTGGTCGGTCGGTCCCGAGGCGCCGACGCACTGGCCGACGGTGCTCGCGACGCTCGTCACGGAGGGCGTGCTCGACCGGGCCCAGGTCGTGGACCTGTGCGTCTCCCGGCTGCTGCGCGGTGGGCGGGCCCGGGATCTGCGGTTCCCGCTGGAAATGTTGCGGCTCGTCGAGCCGAGCGCGGCCGAGCGCCGGGAGCGGGTCCCTGACTGGATCGGGATGACGGCCGACGCCCCGTCCCCGGTGGCGGGGTACGCGCAGGAGGTCCTCGCGGGCCTCGCCGACGAGGGCGCGCTGTCGGCCGGGGCCCTGGCCGAGATGACGGGCGGGGTGCTGTTCCGTACCGAGAAGAAGCTGGTGCGGGCCCAGTTGACGCTGGTCGGCAAGGTGCTGGCGCGGGAGCCCGGTGCGGCGGAGGAGCTGCTGCCGGCCGTGGCGGAGGCCTTCGGGCACGAGGACACCACGATCCAGGAGCGGGCCCTGAAGCTGGTGGGCCGTCATGCGGCGGCGGTGGAGGCCTCCGTACGACGTGAGCTCGCCGAGCAGGCCGGGCTGCTGAGTCCGGTGCACCGGGCGGCAGCCGTCGCCCTGTTCGGGGAGGACCTGGAGGTGGAGTCCGGGGTCCCGTACGAGGAGATCCTTCCGCCGGTCCCGGAGCGGGAGCCGGTGGCTCCCCCGGCGACGACGGTCGAGGCTCTGGTGGAGGAGCTGCTGACGAGGGGCCAGTACCAGGATCCGGCGGCGTTCGAGCGGACGCTCGACGGTCTGGTGCGGCTCGCGCGACGGGACCGGGCGGGGCTGGAAGCGGCGGTGCGCGAGACGTTCCCGACGGAGCACTGGGGGCACCAGCACTACTTCACCCACTCCACCCACGGGGCGGAGGTGGTACTGGCGGGGCTGCTCGCGCTGCTGCCGGGATGGCGGGTCGACTCCGGACGGGCGAAGGGGAACGGCCGGAACGCCTGTCACCACGAGGCCCTGTCGGGGATGCTGGACGCGCGCCTGTGGGAGGCCGCCGACCTGATCGGCACGGACGCGCTGCCGTTCCTGCTCGCCGTACCGACCCTGCACACCGGTGAGATCGACCCGGTAGTGCTGGTGGAGCGGGTGCGCGCCTACGGGGACGCCGGCGTCGAGCCGGCCCCGGCCGACTTCGCCCAGGCGCTGTTGAGGGTCGGGCGCAGGGACCCGTCGGCCGGGCGGGCGGCCGAGGAGGCCGAGGCGCTCGGCACGCGGGCGGGACGACGGCTCGCCGCGTGGCTGCGGGCGGGGGAACCCCTGGGGACGAGGGTGCGGTTCCTCGCCAGGGGGAAGGACCGGGCCTCACAGAAGTGGTGGCTGACGGACCGGATCGTCGTCGAGATCGACGAGCGAGCGGTGGTGCGCGAGGAGTTCCCGGCCGCATTCCGCTGGCTGGGCGGTGAGCTGCAGGCGACTCCCCGACGCTGCTACCACTGGCTGGACACGCGGGGGCACTGGGCCACGGCGTTGCCGGTGGACCGTGAGTTCGTGGCGGCGTGTGTCCTGTCCTCCCTCGCGTCGGGTGCCGACGGGGACCAGCGCGGCCTGACCGAACCGCTCACCGCGCTCGCCGAGGCGGGCGGCCCGGCCGGCCGGGCCGTCCATCTGGCCCTGGCGTTCGGTCTGGGCTGTCAGGACGCGGACGACCGGCTGCGGGCGGTGGACGCGCTGCTCGTCCTGGCGTCGCGGGGTGATCTGGACGCCCGGCGGCTCGGCACGGAGCTGGTGTGGTTGGTCGTGGAGGGCTCGGTGAAGCCGAACCGGCTGGCGGACGCGCTCCGGACGACGGCCGCCACGGGCGCGTACGGCACGGTCTGGGCGGTCCTTGAGCCGATGCTGCCGGAGCTGCTCGGCGCGGAGAAGCCGATGCGCGGTCTGGGCGAGGTGCTCGCGGTCGCGGCGGACTGTGTGGAGCGGTGCGGGGCCGGCGGTGAGGTGGCCGGGCTCGACGCGATGGCCTCGGCGCGGAGTGCCTCGCAGTTCGTCGTCCAGGCGAAGCGGCTGTCGGCCGCACTCCGTCGGGGGGCCGATCAGCCTCTGACAGAAATGGTCTGA
- a CDS encoding SWIM zinc finger family protein → MTRSVQALAYVRPSALESTGSGQLLGLETAGGLTPRGAEAHPRFFAGFLASPQVAARGLLAVADVASARYYQRIRPGSLDPVVTGNGDRLRFESFSGCGGVYARLDVLDEGLGGTETGHGTTNVDVNNPLREALSRMTGDDPLHLRVGPEEMAVTTLAGAVVEKKVPLPDRWLRGFAEAQVASARFDLRAELSGAEAVRFLRSLPRNQARGRGPMWITQSGRSLRPTTRPGPGAVCLPGPDRLVALERVLRHATGLRVYGPVPDGTPATASAWEVILPGMRLTLTLSPDPARGFSGEGGVLEALATEEAAQDAELVAVLLAWEPRIDPADLAAQAGLTIDRVRAALTRLGTAGRVGYDVADAAYFHRELPYDADRAERHNPRLVSARRLVAEGAVTVDGPLATVASGERRYRVRESDGVLSCTCQWWTDYRGRRGPCKHALAVRMVRRGATPEHVGAPEAGTAVAGAAR, encoded by the coding sequence ATGACGCGATCCGTACAGGCACTCGCCTATGTCCGCCCTTCCGCGCTGGAGTCCACGGGCTCCGGCCAGCTGCTCGGTCTGGAGACGGCGGGGGGTCTCACGCCCCGTGGGGCCGAGGCCCATCCCCGTTTCTTCGCCGGCTTCCTGGCCTCGCCGCAGGTCGCCGCCCGCGGTCTGCTCGCGGTCGCCGACGTGGCATCGGCCCGCTACTACCAGCGGATACGGCCGGGATCGCTCGACCCGGTGGTGACGGGGAACGGGGACCGGCTGCGGTTCGAGTCGTTCTCCGGCTGCGGCGGGGTGTACGCGCGCCTGGACGTGCTCGACGAGGGGCTCGGCGGTACGGAGACGGGGCACGGCACGACCAACGTCGACGTCAACAACCCGCTGCGTGAGGCGCTGTCGCGGATGACGGGGGACGATCCGCTGCATCTCCGGGTGGGTCCGGAGGAGATGGCGGTGACCACGCTCGCGGGGGCGGTCGTGGAGAAGAAGGTCCCGCTGCCGGACCGCTGGCTGCGGGGCTTCGCCGAGGCGCAGGTCGCCTCCGCCCGGTTCGATCTGCGGGCCGAGCTGAGCGGGGCGGAGGCCGTCCGTTTCCTCCGGTCCCTGCCACGCAACCAGGCCCGTGGACGCGGTCCGATGTGGATCACCCAGTCCGGCCGGAGCCTGCGGCCGACGACCCGGCCGGGCCCGGGCGCGGTGTGCCTGCCCGGGCCCGACCGGCTCGTCGCCCTGGAGCGGGTGCTGCGGCACGCGACGGGGCTCCGGGTGTACGGGCCGGTGCCCGACGGCACGCCGGCCACGGCGAGCGCCTGGGAGGTGATCCTGCCCGGCATGCGGCTCACGTTGACGCTGTCGCCCGATCCCGCGCGGGGCTTCTCCGGCGAGGGCGGGGTCCTGGAGGCCCTCGCGACGGAGGAGGCCGCGCAGGACGCCGAGCTGGTCGCGGTCCTGCTCGCCTGGGAGCCGCGGATCGACCCGGCCGACCTCGCGGCACAGGCCGGGCTCACGATCGACCGGGTGCGGGCGGCGCTGACCCGGCTCGGCACGGCCGGGCGCGTGGGGTACGACGTGGCGGACGCGGCCTACTTCCACCGGGAGCTGCCGTACGACGCGGACCGCGCCGAGCGGCACAACCCCCGCCTGGTGAGCGCCCGACGGCTGGTCGCGGAGGGCGCGGTGACCGTCGACGGCCCGCTGGCGACGGTGGCCTCGGGCGAACGGCGCTATCGGGTACGGGAGTCGGACGGGGTGCTGAGCTGCACCTGCCAGTGGTGGACCGACTACCGGGGCCGGCGGGGGCCGTGCAAGCACGCGCTGGCGGTCCGGATGGTCCGGCGGGGCGCGACGCCCGAGCACGTCGGTGCCCCGGAAGCCGGCACGGCGGTGGCCGGAGCGGCGCGATGA
- a CDS encoding alkaline phosphatase D family protein yields the protein MSQSVPGSSPSPARRSVLRGSLAASAALTLGGAGLAAPAFALSGRPRAEWGVQTGDVTTSSGLVWVRSDRPARMLVETSASESFRRVRRHHGPLIGAGTDFTGTTPLRGLPAGEQIHYRVTLADPDDPRRTGERIVGTFRTAPDRRRDGVRFLWSGDIAGQGWGINPDIGGFRAYEEMRRLDPDFFLCSGDSIYADGPLQPSVTLPDGRIWRNVTTPEKSKVAETLDEYRGNFRYNLLDHNVRAFNAQVPTVMQWDDHEVRNNWYPGQILDDARYTEKDVDVLASRALRAFGEYTPVSTLHARGGGRERRMHRVVRYGPLLDVFVLDMRSFRNANSPGRQADDTTGILGAEQLAWLKRELAASTAVWKVLAADMPLGLVVPDGTNIEAIAQGDPGAPLGRELQIAELLRFIKHRRITGTLWLTADVHYTSAQHYAPERAAFQDFAPFWEFVSGPLAAGGFPANKLDATFGPERVFVRAPERANLSPMESPQYFGEIDIDGHSGELTVRLRAEGGAVLFSKALRPGRVGQ from the coding sequence GGTCTCGCCGCCCCGGCGTTCGCGCTGTCGGGCCGGCCCCGCGCCGAGTGGGGTGTCCAGACGGGCGACGTCACGACGTCCTCGGGACTTGTGTGGGTGCGCTCGGACCGGCCGGCGCGGATGCTCGTGGAGACTTCGGCGAGCGAGTCGTTCCGCCGGGTACGCCGCCACCACGGGCCGCTGATCGGCGCGGGCACGGACTTCACCGGCACCACCCCGCTGCGCGGGCTGCCCGCCGGCGAGCAGATCCACTACCGGGTCACGCTCGCCGACCCGGACGACCCGCGCCGGACGGGCGAGCGGATCGTCGGCACCTTCCGTACCGCCCCCGACCGGCGCCGCGACGGCGTCCGCTTCCTCTGGTCGGGAGACATCGCCGGGCAGGGCTGGGGCATCAACCCGGACATCGGCGGCTTCCGCGCGTACGAGGAGATGCGCCGCCTCGACCCGGACTTCTTCCTGTGCAGCGGCGACTCGATCTACGCCGACGGGCCGCTGCAGCCCAGCGTGACGCTCCCCGACGGGCGGATCTGGCGGAACGTCACGACGCCCGAGAAGTCGAAGGTCGCGGAGACCCTCGACGAGTACCGGGGCAACTTCCGCTACAACCTCCTCGACCACAACGTGCGGGCGTTCAACGCGCAGGTGCCCACGGTGATGCAGTGGGACGACCACGAGGTGCGCAACAACTGGTACCCGGGCCAGATCCTGGACGACGCGCGCTACACGGAGAAGGACGTGGACGTCCTCGCTTCGCGTGCCCTGCGCGCGTTCGGCGAGTACACGCCAGTGTCCACCCTGCACGCGCGCGGGGGCGGTCGCGAGCGCCGGATGCACCGGGTCGTGCGGTACGGGCCGCTGCTCGACGTGTTCGTGCTCGACATGCGCTCGTTCCGGAACGCCAACTCCCCCGGACGCCAGGCCGACGACACCACCGGCATCCTCGGCGCCGAGCAGCTCGCCTGGCTCAAGCGGGAGCTGGCCGCGTCCACCGCGGTGTGGAAGGTGCTCGCGGCGGACATGCCGCTCGGCCTGGTCGTCCCGGACGGCACGAACATCGAGGCGATCGCGCAGGGCGACCCGGGCGCGCCGCTGGGCCGTGAGCTGCAGATCGCGGAGCTGCTGCGGTTCATCAAGCACCGGCGGATCACCGGCACCCTGTGGCTGACGGCGGACGTGCACTACACCTCGGCGCAGCACTACGCGCCGGAGCGGGCGGCCTTCCAGGACTTCGCGCCGTTCTGGGAGTTCGTGTCCGGGCCGCTGGCGGCCGGCGGCTTCCCGGCGAACAAGCTCGACGCGACCTTCGGTCCTGAGCGGGTGTTCGTCCGGGCGCCCGAGCGGGCCAATCTGTCGCCGATGGAGAGCCCGCAGTACTTCGGGGAGATCGACATCGACGGCCACAGCGGGGAACTGACGGTCCGTCTGCGGGCGGAGGGCGGTGCGGTGCTGTTCAGCAAGGCGCTCCGGCCGGGGCGCGTCGGGCAGTAA